The Vibrio mangrovi genome includes a region encoding these proteins:
- a CDS encoding S8 family peptidase codes for MSEIRKSKTTAEFFDSLGIEDQHQWAEELTERVEYNFDDDDTPPYISILDTGINVGHPLLSAFANTNDMFVVDPTWDEADANGHGTSMAGLSIWGDLISALETSDRISINHKLESIKLLRYPGDNRDKHLGQVTASGISLSEIENFDRKRIYTLALSAKDSKDRGKPSAWSSELDALSVDYSGENLYPRLFVVCAGNTEENLTQLKEYPQYNELQDIHDPGQSWNVLTVGAYTNKTQITDDGGENYTPLAPNGGLSPYSTTSVTWMNSMPIKPEVVFEGGNMGVDDYSAASMSSLQLLTTHHDFHTRLFSTFNATSAATALAAKFAAEISASYPNLWPETVRALIVHSANWTESMLSQFSYPGKTARQRAQHLARCVGYGVPNLSKALWSANNSLVMIVEDELQPFEKIKGKAPSTKDMHVHDIPWPKEQLLELGDVPVKMTITLSYFIEPNPSSRNISSKYRYPSHQLRFDVKRPTESKAQFLQRLSRAARAEEEGSSTPPPDPNWLLGDFRNKGSIHKDVWEGTAADLAERGLLAVYPAMGWWRTRKKLERYNKQARYSLIVSIETPSTEVDLYTPVETEIRNRTVIENVVTIEIS; via the coding sequence ATTTCTGAAATACGCAAATCGAAAACAACAGCTGAATTTTTTGATTCTCTGGGTATAGAAGATCAGCATCAATGGGCAGAGGAATTAACCGAAAGAGTTGAATATAATTTTGATGATGATGACACCCCCCCTTATATTTCTATTTTAGATACTGGTATAAATGTTGGTCATCCTCTTTTATCTGCCTTTGCTAATACTAATGATATGTTTGTTGTTGATCCTACCTGGGATGAAGCTGATGCTAATGGTCATGGAACTTCAATGGCGGGGCTTTCTATCTGGGGAGATTTGATATCTGCTCTTGAAACGTCTGACCGAATAAGTATCAATCACAAATTAGAATCCATTAAGCTTTTACGTTATCCTGGGGATAACAGAGATAAACACCTTGGGCAAGTGACTGCGTCTGGTATTTCTTTATCTGAGATCGAAAATTTTGATAGAAAACGAATTTATACGCTTGCTTTATCAGCAAAAGATTCAAAAGATAGAGGGAAACCATCAGCATGGTCCTCAGAATTAGATGCATTATCTGTTGATTATAGCGGAGAGAATTTATATCCACGGCTTTTTGTTGTTTGTGCTGGCAATACTGAAGAAAATTTAACCCAATTAAAAGAATATCCCCAATACAATGAGCTACAAGATATTCATGACCCTGGTCAGTCATGGAATGTTTTGACTGTTGGAGCATACACTAATAAAACACAGATAACTGATGATGGTGGGGAAAATTATACTCCGCTTGCTCCCAATGGTGGGTTGAGCCCATATAGTACTACCTCTGTGACTTGGATGAACTCAATGCCTATTAAACCAGAGGTCGTTTTTGAAGGCGGAAATATGGGAGTTGATGATTATTCAGCGGCTTCTATGTCAAGTCTGCAGCTTTTGACTACTCATCATGACTTCCATACACGACTATTCTCAACATTTAATGCAACTAGTGCAGCAACAGCGTTAGCTGCAAAATTTGCCGCAGAGATAAGTGCATCGTACCCTAATCTATGGCCAGAAACGGTAAGAGCTTTAATTGTTCATTCAGCGAACTGGACTGAAAGCATGCTCAGTCAATTCTCCTATCCAGGGAAAACAGCGCGGCAACGAGCACAACATTTAGCTAGATGTGTTGGTTACGGCGTTCCAAATCTCAGCAAAGCGTTGTGGAGTGCAAATAACTCGTTAGTAATGATTGTGGAGGATGAGCTGCAGCCGTTTGAAAAAATAAAAGGTAAAGCTCCATCGACTAAGGATATGCATGTCCATGATATCCCTTGGCCAAAAGAACAACTTTTGGAATTAGGTGATGTTCCTGTAAAAATGACAATTACTTTGTCGTACTTTATTGAACCTAATCCATCTAGCCGCAATATATCAAGTAAATATCGTTACCCGAGCCATCAACTGCGTTTTGATGTGAAACGTCCAACTGAGTCCAAAGCTCAATTTTTGCAACGATTAAGTCGAGCCGCTAGAGCTGAAGAAGAAGGTTCGTCAACGCCTCCACCAGATCCTAATTGGCTATTAGGTGATTTTCGTAATAAAGGATCTATTCATAAAGATGTTTGGGAAGGCACTGCGGCTGATTTAGCTGAACGCGGTTTATTGGCTGTTTATCCGGCTATGGGCTGGTGGCGAACCCGCAAAAAGTTGGAACGATATAATAAACAAGCTCGTTATTCATTGATTGTGTCAATTGAAACGCCATCAACGGAGGTAGATTTATACACGCCAGTAGAAACTGAGATCAGGAATAGGACTGTTATTGAAAATGTGGTAACTATAGAAATTAGTTAA
- a CDS encoding DUF4123 domain-containing protein, whose protein sequence is MCHLKEQLTPDLNWYVILNQTSDGNPQRWFYMNGGENAQGIWLGTPYAEWREVMPNIAQISPEHPFLDWIATESCDDWGIVVGSEADFATVQAHFRSLTHVWLPSGEHVFFRFYDPRFGLDVATFCEDEARTALMGPTQCWLSLSSSQQELTQVDNPTPTATADFQERAFPWWTVPEAVLAAFGEKDKSTLITNSLKWIKEQHADLYFYFPEPVLNAKVTRLVNRYNEQTPVTLNQYLHQALHQEVYR, encoded by the coding sequence ATGTGCCATCTAAAAGAGCAGCTGACCCCGGATTTAAACTGGTACGTCATTTTAAACCAGACCAGTGACGGCAATCCGCAGCGCTGGTTTTATATGAACGGCGGCGAGAATGCTCAGGGCATCTGGCTCGGCACACCGTATGCCGAGTGGCGTGAAGTGATGCCGAATATCGCTCAGATCTCGCCGGAGCATCCGTTTCTTGACTGGATTGCAACCGAATCTTGCGATGACTGGGGCATTGTGGTCGGCAGTGAAGCTGACTTTGCCACCGTTCAGGCCCATTTCCGCAGTCTGACGCATGTGTGGCTGCCCTCGGGCGAGCATGTGTTTTTCCGTTTCTACGACCCCCGCTTCGGGCTGGATGTCGCAACCTTCTGCGAAGATGAAGCGCGCACTGCCCTGATGGGGCCGACGCAGTGCTGGCTGAGCCTGTCTTCATCACAGCAAGAACTGACACAGGTCGATAACCCGACCCCGACAGCAACCGCCGATTTTCAGGAACGCGCTTTCCCGTGGTGGACCGTGCCGGAGGCGGTGTTGGCAGCGTTTGGTGAGAAAGATAAATCAACCCTGATTACCAACAGTCTCAAGTGGATCAAAGAGCAGCACGCGGATCTCTATTTCTATTTCCCCGAACCGGTGCTCAACGCCAAGGTGACCCGTCTGGTCAACCGTTATAACGAGCAGACTCCGGTCACTCTCAACCAGTATTTACATCAAGCCCTGCATCAGGAGGTTTACCGATGA
- a CDS encoding DUF4123 domain-containing protein codes for MCHLKEQLTPDLNWYVILNQTSDGNPQRWFYMNSGENAQGIWLGTPYAEWREVMPNIAQISPEHPFLDWIATESCDDWGIIVGSEADFATVQAHFRSLTHVWLPSGEHVFFRFYDPRFGLDVATFCEDEARTALMGPTQCWLSLSSSQQELTRVDNPTPTATADFQERAFPWWTVPEAVLAALSEDPSVLTNNLLQGLSEYQQALYDAYPEPVLRQKTERFVARYQGEKDGYLAAFIEYIEQEQQRLGMLS; via the coding sequence ATGTGCCATCTAAAAGAGCAACTGACCCCGGATTTAAACTGGTATGTCATTTTAAACCAGACCAGTGACGGCAATCCGCAGCGCTGGTTTTATATGAACAGTGGCGAGAATGCTCAGGGCATCTGGCTCGGCACACCGTATGCCGAGTGGCGCGAAGTGATGCCGAACATCGCTCAGATCTCGCCGGAGCATCCGTTTCTTGACTGGATTGCAACCGAATCTTGCGATGACTGGGGCATTATCGTCGGCAGTGAGGCTGACTTTGCCACCGTTCAGGCCCATTTTCGCAGTCTGACGCATGTGTGGCTGCCCTCGGGCGAGCATGTGTTTTTCCGTTTCTACGACCCCCGCTTCGGGCTGGATGTCGCAACCTTCTGCGAAGATGAAGCGCGCACTGCCCTGATGGGGCCGACGCAGTGCTGGCTGAGCCTGTCTTCATCACAGCAAGAACTGACACGGGTCGATAACCCGACCCCGACAGCAACCGCCGATTTTCAGGAACGCGCTTTCCCGTGGTGGACCGTGCCGGAGGCGGTGTTGGCGGCACTGAGTGAAGATCCGAGTGTGCTGACCAATAATCTGCTTCAGGGATTGAGTGAATATCAACAGGCACTGTATGACGCTTATCCTGAGCCGGTGTTGCGGCAGAAAACGGAGCGTTTTGTGGCCCGGTATCAGGGTGAAAAAGACGGTTATCTTGCGGCTTTCATTGAATATATAGAACAAGAACAACAACGGTTGGGGATGCTTTCATGA
- a CDS encoding AAA family ATPase, with translation MASSEQLKALLQSHLEKDDDRFMSIALQVAAHEARSGHGKLAQELRDLVTVAKKKVSADKHAPISIAKGIQDTSGLLFASQPKNRLVDLIAKDDLKVRLERLIREQKFMTKLKTHGLSPRRKVLLVGPPGTGKTFTASILAGELDYPLFQVKLDALITKFMGESSAKLRQVFDAISNVRGVYFFDEFDALGSQRNSQNDVGEARRILNSFLQMIEQDESNSLIVCATNHIEILDNALFRRFDDVIRYELPEDDEIIILFKNRLKPYVAKSFPWKKLPEIAKELSSAEITRAADESIKDMLIHGTERITLTTVKDAILDRKNMRKDLF, from the coding sequence ATGGCTAGTTCAGAGCAATTAAAAGCATTGTTGCAGTCGCATCTCGAAAAGGATGACGACCGATTCATGTCTATTGCTTTACAAGTCGCTGCGCATGAAGCCCGTAGTGGTCATGGGAAACTTGCGCAAGAGCTGCGTGATTTGGTAACTGTAGCTAAAAAGAAAGTTTCAGCTGATAAGCATGCTCCAATTTCAATTGCAAAAGGAATTCAAGATACTAGTGGACTTCTTTTTGCGTCTCAACCTAAAAACAGACTTGTTGATTTGATTGCAAAAGACGATTTGAAAGTTCGGCTTGAGCGATTAATCAGAGAACAAAAATTCATGACAAAATTAAAAACTCATGGATTGTCTCCTCGTCGAAAAGTGCTATTGGTTGGACCTCCAGGAACAGGTAAGACATTTACTGCATCAATCTTGGCTGGAGAATTGGATTATCCTCTGTTTCAAGTAAAGCTTGATGCGTTGATAACTAAATTTATGGGAGAATCTTCTGCTAAATTAAGGCAGGTATTTGATGCAATTAGCAATGTTCGAGGTGTGTATTTTTTTGATGAATTCGACGCGCTAGGTTCACAACGGAATTCTCAAAATGATGTGGGTGAAGCTCGCAGAATATTAAATAGCTTTCTTCAAATGATCGAACAGGATGAGTCTAATAGTTTAATCGTGTGCGCTACTAACCATATTGAAATCTTGGATAATGCGTTATTTAGACGGTTTGACGATGTTATTCGGTACGAATTGCCAGAAGATGACGAAATCATAATTTTGTTTAAAAACAGACTTAAGCCATATGTAGCAAAGAGCTTTCCATGGAAAAAATTGCCAGAGATAGCTAAAGAATTGAGTAGTGCAGAGATCACTCGAGCTGCGGATGAATCAATCAAAGATATGCTGATTCATGGAACGGAGCGAATCACGTTGACCACTGTTAAAGACGCTATCTTAGATCGAAAAAACATGAGAAAGGACCTGTTTTAA
- a CDS encoding Rhs family protein yields MSTATTDLDQMFSDIKADFQGSIDEYRKHSENMLYGWALEMEQKIAVNGSEMSADIDDDEIRADIITCPLDGKLTLVHCFEAETFVPLGDTPFEIQPVKPGKYYGYNHDGPAYKGTIGASGSILVELDAATYGGKQLQITFYPDVTKDDVKTLLDSYDATLEKLTKWLEKEWEAQKKAWQEFLDNPIDVWDEVKKFLHSMVNELIKAWDEIADLFDLLAHPTKLAKMLSKYMENPELIAKMLQDAKDEAAKMLMLLKDEARCFLCIKAVYSWIRMLSPTQILNFIGTSLAAILVEVILMLIIPGGAVLKNVNRVRDVASYASLVN; encoded by the coding sequence ATGAGCACTGCAACAACCGATTTAGATCAGATGTTCTCTGATATCAAAGCCGATTTTCAGGGTTCTATCGATGAATACCGCAAACATTCAGAGAATATGCTGTATGGCTGGGCTTTGGAGATGGAGCAGAAAATTGCGGTGAACGGCAGTGAAATGTCAGCGGATATCGATGATGACGAAATCCGGGCCGATATTATTACTTGCCCGCTGGACGGCAAGCTGACGCTGGTGCACTGCTTTGAGGCCGAAACCTTTGTTCCGCTGGGCGATACACCTTTTGAAATTCAACCGGTCAAACCTGGGAAATATTATGGATATAACCATGATGGCCCGGCTTATAAAGGCACGATTGGGGCGTCAGGTTCGATACTGGTTGAATTAGATGCAGCAACCTACGGTGGCAAGCAACTGCAAATCACTTTCTATCCGGATGTGACCAAAGATGATGTCAAAACATTACTGGATTCCTATGATGCCACGCTGGAAAAACTAACCAAGTGGCTGGAAAAGGAATGGGAAGCCCAGAAAAAAGCATGGCAGGAATTTCTGGATAATCCGATTGACGTGTGGGATGAAGTGAAAAAATTCCTCCACAGCATGGTTAATGAGCTGATTAAAGCGTGGGATGAAATTGCAGATCTGTTCGATTTGTTGGCCCATCCGACCAAACTGGCGAAAATGCTGAGCAAGTATATGGAAAACCCGGAGTTGATTGCCAAGATGCTTCAGGATGCGAAAGATGAAGCGGCCAAGATGCTGATGCTGCTGAAAGATGAAGCGCGTTGTTTCTTGTGTATCAAGGCCGTGTATAGCTGGATACGGATGCTCAGCCCAACGCAGATCCTTAATTTCATCGGTACCAGTCTGGCAGCAATTCTGGTGGAAGTTATTCTGATGTTGATTATTCCCGGCGGTGCGGTGTTGAAAAATGTCAACCGGGTGCGTGATGTGGCAAGTTATGCGTCGTTGGTCAACTAA
- a CDS encoding NUDIX hydrolase, giving the protein MRAPFQVLIFPYKFKISEPIFLIACRTDNGEWQAISGGGEDQESLFDAAKRELYEETSLTGSDWVQLDAMCMLPRVFYSGHEKWSDHPYVIPEYSFSVQVSGEPQLSSEHTEFRWCNATEASELLKYDSNRIALWELSERLKAHQMKN; this is encoded by the coding sequence GTGAGAGCACCATTTCAGGTTCTGATATTTCCATATAAATTTAAAATTTCTGAACCTATCTTCTTGATTGCTTGCCGAACAGACAATGGTGAATGGCAGGCAATTTCTGGTGGTGGAGAAGACCAAGAGTCTTTGTTCGATGCCGCAAAAAGAGAATTGTATGAAGAGACGTCGTTAACAGGTAGTGACTGGGTTCAACTTGATGCTATGTGCATGTTACCTAGAGTGTTTTATTCTGGTCATGAAAAATGGAGCGATCACCCTTATGTGATACCAGAATACTCATTCTCAGTGCAGGTTTCGGGGGAGCCACAGTTATCTTCGGAACACACTGAATTCCGTTGGTGTAACGCAACTGAGGCGAGCGAACTTCTCAAGTATGATTCAAATCGAATAGCTTTATGGGAGTTAAGCGAACGACTTAAAGCCCATCAAATGAAGAATTAA
- a CDS encoding RHS repeat-associated core domain-containing protein, producing MARKAKYVDIIGKIEKLVKLVQEDVDEGLAALKKLSQHGKGDFNKGLKKKQLVEGDTLDGATGQARKAKQQSKLVADENIDNVDKPGTTPNKKPADKVENTCTNGCPVSMVTGEELLSVEDVTLPGALPFTFSRTYRTSGCEINAGLGYGWGHSLAHRLEFKDGEVLWHNEENRIIPLPEPTESRPEIFNNLAGAAVFLGGQANEYVLAAPGKPFYHFERQGDSARLVRLSDNYNNTLSISYDRQKRPQAVVSPHGIALWLTYENDLITQVELKSFRDTTEGKEWTTHRFLHQYTYNDRQQLIAESNEGGLGESYTYDAQHVITERKMAGGIAFGWEWEGEGKAVRCIKHWSNTGYLAEYVWDDEAHTVTVVNSDGSQEIYQHDENAKLISTTDPDGAVTTNGYDESGHLVSTIDALGNETRHTYNNSGDREATIAPDGTVTEFQYLRGKIFKVIQGEAVWRYFHNMEGDLTEKRDPLGNTTFYHYNDIGRLSKIEYPDGSEHQLRWNRLGMLIGETYPDGSEVVYRHDISGRVIYEKSSIGGVTEYQWDGADRLVAMISGGKIKRFEYNGYGKVTQVTDESGLKTNYEYGENSHLVSRVVNPDGTSLSYRYDNVKNFVSEITNERGETHSIGYYPNGLVQTENTFDGRTFSYEYDLLGQLTKKTETGTEGTELTTEFERDVMGRLVKKTLADGSSIDYRYDEYGNLTEVDDGERPLVWRYDLMGRVTEEHQDWASNYFSYDALGQVESWQLPDANVLKYQRGRGGALKQIDLNDSVLTQHLYQNGLEKERHQGAVISSFAHDEQGRLTYQQRSLNRQITRKRDYSYDARGNLTHISDSKDGDIHFDYDPLSRLKAVRGNIEERFVHDATGNVLSQILGRHDDITRDRLGHAQGNQLAFHGDSHYEYDEFGRLITEKRGKGQSLVTRYEYDCQHRLIKASLPDGTIADYKYDAFGRRTHKTVTDKTGKVTTTEYLWQGDNLIGETTDTNYQSYIYEPGTFKPLALLKGEGKDATPYYYHLDQIGTPTEITDVEGQSVWAVQYRAYGSVLTQSVEEIQSPLRFQGQYYDEETGLHYNRHRYYSPSTGRFITADPIGLAGGLNNYQYVPNPTGWIDPLGLANNATNCSFNIDTDIDKQPANAPFSKDANGRWHDKQGRFVSQSWPPNDGFATRYGEVLRDRVTLQPGDKIDRFGGWYENGKFRDKGSYFSDMGVPFENRALPPETKLSPYRRYEVVEPFDVEAGPIAPWFGEPGGARQYLVPKLEGGVEGLLKSKKIKPIE from the coding sequence ATGGCGCGTAAAGCAAAGTATGTAGATATCATCGGCAAAATCGAAAAGTTGGTGAAACTGGTTCAGGAAGATGTCGATGAAGGTTTGGCGGCTCTGAAAAAACTATCGCAACACGGGAAGGGCGATTTCAATAAAGGGCTGAAAAAGAAGCAACTGGTTGAAGGCGATACGCTGGATGGGGCAACCGGTCAGGCCCGTAAAGCGAAGCAGCAGTCTAAACTGGTTGCAGACGAGAACATTGATAATGTCGATAAACCCGGCACGACTCCGAATAAAAAGCCGGCAGATAAAGTTGAAAATACCTGTACCAACGGATGTCCGGTCTCGATGGTGACCGGTGAAGAGTTGCTTTCTGTGGAAGATGTGACTTTGCCGGGTGCATTGCCATTTACTTTCAGCCGGACTTACCGGACCAGTGGCTGTGAAATCAATGCCGGGCTGGGTTATGGCTGGGGTCACTCGCTGGCTCATCGTCTTGAATTCAAGGACGGTGAAGTGCTGTGGCACAATGAAGAAAACCGGATTATCCCACTGCCGGAACCAACAGAAAGCCGCCCGGAAATCTTTAACAATCTTGCCGGTGCAGCCGTCTTTCTTGGCGGTCAGGCGAACGAATATGTACTGGCTGCGCCGGGCAAGCCGTTCTACCACTTTGAACGTCAGGGCGACAGTGCCCGTTTGGTTCGCTTGTCGGACAATTACAACAACACGCTGAGTATCAGCTACGACCGTCAGAAGCGCCCGCAGGCGGTGGTTAGCCCGCATGGTATTGCTCTGTGGCTGACCTATGAAAATGACCTGATTACTCAAGTTGAGCTGAAGAGCTTCCGTGATACTACGGAAGGGAAAGAGTGGACGACACACCGTTTTCTTCATCAGTACACCTATAATGACCGCCAACAACTGATTGCCGAAAGTAATGAAGGCGGTCTGGGTGAAAGTTATACCTATGATGCGCAGCATGTCATCACCGAGCGGAAAATGGCGGGTGGTATTGCCTTTGGCTGGGAATGGGAAGGCGAAGGTAAGGCTGTCCGCTGTATCAAGCACTGGAGTAATACCGGTTATCTGGCAGAGTATGTCTGGGATGACGAGGCCCATACGGTGACCGTCGTCAACAGTGATGGCTCGCAAGAGATTTACCAGCACGACGAAAACGCCAAGCTTATCAGCACCACTGACCCAGACGGCGCGGTCACAACCAATGGTTACGATGAAAGTGGTCATCTGGTCAGTACTATCGATGCACTGGGCAATGAAACCCGCCATACGTACAACAACAGCGGTGACCGGGAAGCGACGATTGCCCCGGACGGCACCGTCACCGAGTTCCAGTATCTGCGGGGTAAAATCTTCAAGGTCATTCAGGGTGAGGCGGTCTGGCGCTACTTCCACAATATGGAAGGAGATTTAACCGAGAAACGCGACCCGCTGGGCAACACCACTTTCTACCACTACAACGACATCGGTCGTCTGTCGAAAATAGAATATCCGGATGGCAGTGAACACCAGTTGCGCTGGAACCGTCTGGGAATGCTGATTGGTGAAACCTACCCGGACGGCAGTGAAGTGGTTTACCGCCACGATATCAGTGGCCGGGTGATTTACGAGAAGTCATCAATTGGTGGTGTGACGGAATACCAGTGGGACGGCGCAGACCGTCTGGTGGCGATGATTTCGGGCGGCAAAATCAAGCGCTTTGAATATAACGGCTACGGCAAGGTTACACAGGTCACCGATGAAAGTGGGCTGAAGACCAACTATGAATATGGCGAGAACAGCCATTTAGTGAGCCGGGTGGTCAACCCGGACGGCACCAGCCTGAGCTACCGCTATGACAATGTAAAAAACTTTGTCAGTGAGATTACCAATGAGCGGGGCGAAACCCACAGCATCGGTTATTATCCGAATGGTCTGGTACAGACGGAAAACACTTTCGATGGCCGGACGTTCAGCTATGAATATGACCTGTTGGGACAACTGACCAAGAAGACCGAAACCGGCACCGAAGGCACAGAGTTGACGACTGAGTTCGAGCGCGATGTCATGGGCCGTCTGGTGAAAAAGACACTGGCCGACGGCAGCAGCATTGACTATCGCTACGATGAATACGGCAACCTGACCGAGGTGGATGACGGTGAACGTCCGCTGGTGTGGCGTTATGACCTGATGGGCCGGGTGACCGAAGAGCATCAGGACTGGGCCTCGAACTATTTCAGCTATGATGCGCTGGGACAGGTTGAAAGCTGGCAGCTTCCTGATGCCAATGTGCTGAAATACCAGCGTGGCAGAGGCGGTGCGCTGAAGCAGATTGACCTCAATGACTCGGTGCTGACCCAACACCTGTACCAGAACGGTTTAGAAAAAGAGCGTCATCAGGGGGCGGTCATCAGCAGCTTTGCCCATGACGAGCAGGGCAGACTGACCTACCAGCAGCGCAGCCTCAACCGTCAGATAACCCGTAAACGGGATTACAGCTATGATGCGCGGGGCAACCTGACCCATATCAGTGACAGTAAAGACGGTGACATTCACTTTGACTATGACCCGCTGTCACGCCTGAAGGCAGTGCGGGGAAATATCGAAGAGCGGTTTGTGCATGATGCGACGGGCAATGTGCTGTCGCAAATCCTCGGCCGTCATGACGACATCACCCGGGACAGACTCGGTCATGCGCAGGGCAACCAGCTGGCTTTTCATGGTGACAGTCACTATGAATATGATGAATTCGGGCGGCTGATTACCGAGAAACGGGGCAAAGGCCAGAGCCTTGTCACCCGCTACGAGTACGACTGCCAGCACCGGCTCATTAAAGCCAGTCTGCCGGATGGCACGATAGCCGACTACAAATATGATGCCTTTGGCCGACGGACACACAAAACCGTCACGGACAAGACAGGTAAGGTAACCACCACCGAATATCTGTGGCAGGGTGATAACCTGATTGGGGAAACCACAGACACAAACTACCAGAGCTATATCTACGAGCCGGGCACGTTCAAGCCGCTGGCACTGCTCAAAGGTGAAGGTAAAGACGCGACGCCGTACTATTATCACCTTGACCAAATCGGTACACCGACAGAAATCACCGATGTGGAAGGGCAGAGCGTGTGGGCAGTGCAGTACCGCGCCTACGGCAGTGTGCTGACTCAAAGTGTCGAAGAAATCCAAAGCCCGCTGCGTTTTCAGGGGCAGTATTATGATGAAGAAACGGGTTTACATTACAACCGCCATCGTTACTATAGCCCCAGCACCGGACGCTTCATCACCGCTGACCCGATAGGGCTTGCCGGTGGTCTGAATAACTACCAGTATGTGCCGAATCCTACGGGATGGATTGACCCGTTGGGGTTGGCGAATAATGCTACGAATTGTTCTTTTAACATTGATACAGATATAGATAAACAACCAGCTAATGCTCCTTTTTCAAAAGATGCAAATGGCCGTTGGCATGATAAGCAAGGTAGGTTTGTTTCACAAAGTTGGCCTCCTAACGATGGTTTTGCAACGAGATATGGCGAAGTTTTACGAGATCGAGTGACTTTACAACCTGGGGATAAGATAGATCGTTTTGGTGGTTGGTATGAGAATGGAAAATTTAGGGATAAAGGTAGTTATTTTTCAGATATGGGAGTGCCTTTTGAAAATAGAGCATTGCCACCAGAAACGAAACTTTCACCTTATCGTAGATATGAAGTTGTGGAACCGTTTGATGTTGAAGCTGGACCTATAGCTCCTTGGTTTGGTGAACCCGGAGGAGCTAGACAATACCTAGTGCCAAAACTAGAAGGTGGAGTCGAAGGTTTACTTAAGTCAAAGAAAATAAAGCCAATAGAGTAA